Proteins from one Bacteroidales bacterium genomic window:
- a CDS encoding glycoside hydrolase family 43 protein gives MKNIFSFCLMLISMISLGAPKQKAYLFTYFKGNGEDGLHLAYSLDGLNFAALNKDKSFLTPLVGVSKLMRDPCLIQTNDGTFHMVWTAGWTERGIGYASSKDLVNWSEQMYIMVMEKEPTARNCWAPEIIFDKKTKQFLIFWATTIPGRFPDTEKGGDSNYNHRIYCVTTKDFETFSDTRLFYDKGFNVIDATIINTGKNYVMFVKDETRNPPQKNIRVTTSASLFGPYSAPSEPITGKYWAEGPTSIKIKDSWYVYFDKYTEKKIGAVCSKDLINWEDISDKVSFPDGMRHGTVIEVDRKIIEMLLKK, from the coding sequence ATGAAAAATATTTTCTCATTTTGCCTGATGCTCATTTCTATGATCAGTCTTGGCGCCCCAAAACAAAAAGCTTATCTGTTCACATATTTTAAAGGAAACGGAGAAGACGGCCTTCACCTTGCATACAGTCTGGACGGACTAAATTTCGCTGCTCTGAATAAGGACAAATCATTTCTTACCCCGCTCGTGGGAGTTTCCAAATTAATGCGGGACCCCTGCCTGATACAGACAAATGATGGTACGTTTCATATGGTCTGGACAGCAGGCTGGACAGAGCGCGGGATAGGCTATGCATCATCAAAAGACCTGGTTAACTGGTCGGAACAAATGTACATAATGGTAATGGAGAAGGAACCAACAGCCAGAAACTGCTGGGCACCAGAAATCATTTTCGACAAAAAAACGAAACAGTTCCTGATCTTCTGGGCTACAACAATTCCCGGCCGGTTCCCTGATACTGAAAAGGGCGGTGATTCAAATTATAATCACAGGATCTATTGTGTAACAACGAAAGATTTTGAGACCTTTTCCGATACAAGACTATTCTACGATAAAGGATTTAATGTTATTGACGCTACAATTATCAACACCGGAAAGAACTATGTGATGTTTGTTAAGGATGAAACACGAAATCCTCCGCAAAAAAACATCAGAGTTACAACATCCGCCTCCCTCTTTGGCCCGTATTCTGCTCCCTCCGAACCAATTACAGGAAAATACTGGGCAGAAGGCCCGACATCAATAAAGATAAAAGATAGCTGGTACGTGTATTTTGATAAATACACCGAAAAGAAAATTGGGGCTGTTTGCTCAAAAGATCTGATCAATTGGGAAGATATATCAGATAAGGTCTCCTTCCCAGATGGCATGAGGCATGGGACGGTAATTGAGGTAGATAGGAAGATAATTGAGATGCTTTTGAAAAAATAA